One genomic region from Uloborus diversus isolate 005 chromosome 2, Udiv.v.3.1, whole genome shotgun sequence encodes:
- the LOC129216146 gene encoding uncharacterized protein LOC129216146 — MSGVEYKVRLMQKEDIPQALDIWRETGNQEGTDRLYTWLEVDPEGFYVAVTDAGEILGVCSAVIHHEDLVFVGLYSVRKKYRKQGIGSKIWSACMDHIGSRNAALNSVPDRWKMYRDSSGFPLLENEWLSAEYLQTEGIQMNQLSESVPPGIEIEPYTKSHLPLMLDYDRNLIGYGRELAVKLTCEEKDSYTFVALKDGACVGYGVIKMSCQGAGHVGPLYADDPSIAEAMLTELVHAFRAQWPEARGFGATTISINAKAREMYERLGCPLVEECHRLYRKQALKVDTNKVFAHFDMNFSPF, encoded by the exons atgTCTGGTGTCGAGTATAAAGTGCGTCTTATGCAGAAAGAAGACATTCCTCAAGCTTTGGATATTTGGAGAGAAACTGGGAATCAGGAAGGGACAGATCGTCTCTATACCTGGCTTGAAGTCGATCCGGAAGGATTTTACGTAGCAGTTACAGATGCAG GAGAAATCCTAGGCGTATGTAGTGCTGTCATTCACCATGAAGATTTAGTTTTTGTGGGTCTTTACAGTGTGAGAAAAAAGTATCGTAAACAAGGTATTGGAAGCAAG ATATGGAGTGCCTGCATGGACCACATAGGATCCAGAAACGCTGCCTTGAACTCCGTACCAGATAGGTGGAAAATGTACAGAGACAGCAGTGGATTCCCTCTTCTGGAAAACGAATGGCTAAGTGCAGAATATTTACAAACTGAAGGTATTCAAATGAATCAGCTGTCAGAAAGCGTTCCACCAGGAATCGAAATTGAACCCTATACGAAATCTCATCTTCCTCTGATGTTGGATTACGACAGAAATCTAATTGGTTACGGTCGAGAGCTTGCAGTCAAACTCACTTGTGAAGAAAAGGATAGCTACACATTTGTCGCTTTGAAAGATGGCGCATGTGTTGGCTATGGCGTAATCAAGATGAGCTGTCAGGGTGCAGGCCACGTTGGACCACTCTATGCTGACGATCCCTCTATAGCTGAAGCGATGCTTACGGAACTTGTGCATGCTTTTCGAGCTCAATGGCCAGAAGCTAGAGGATTCGGCGCGACCACCATCAGCATCAACGCTAAAGCCAGAGAAATGTATGAAAGACTTGGATGTCCTTTAGTAGAAGAATGTCACAGGTTATATAGAAAGCAGGCTTTGAAAGTGGATACTAACAAAGTGTTTGCTCACTTCGATATGAATTTTTCACCTTTCTGA